One Kushneria konosiri genomic window, AACGTCTGCGCTATGATCGAAGCGAACAGCGCTTTCGGGCGCTGCTCGAGAGTCTGCCGCGCGTTGCTGTTCAGGGCTATGATCGCAAAAGGCGTGTCATCTACTGGAATGCTGCCAGTACTCAGCTCTACGGCTACATGCCCGATGAGGTCATGGGCTGTCGGTTTGAAGAGCTCATCATTCCGGAAGGCATGCGTGAGTCGGTCATACGAGCGCATCAGAGCTGGATCAACGAGGGTGTGGAAATCCCGGCCAGCGAAATGGAACTGGTGCACAAGTCAGGGCGCAGTGTGGCGGTCTTTTCTCATCATGTGATGCTGGGGCAGCACACCAATAATCCGCTGATGTTCTGTGTCGACGTTGATCTCTCGGTACAAAAGCAGGCGCACCGGGATCTCGAGTTCATTCGTCGCTATGATCCGCTGACGCTATTGCCCAATCGTGCAGCCTTCATTGCCGAACTCAATCGTCTGATCGAGGATGAAAATCGCCATCGTGCGCCGCTGGCGGTCCTTTTTATTGATATCGAGAATTTTTCCGAGATCAATGACTCGCTGGGCTACGATCAGGGGAACCATCTGCTGACCCAGGTTGCCGAGCGGCTTTCCCAGAACAGTTACACTTCCGATCTATTGGCGCGCTTTGGCAACGATGAATTCATCATGGCCTGTACGCACCTTGATTCAAGACGTCATGCACTACAGCTGATTGATCGGGTCAACAGCATGTTTGAGCTGCCTTTTCTGCTGGATGGCAAGCCCCATCACGTCACGGTCAGTCAGGGCATCAGTCTTTTCCCGGATAATGGCGAAGATGCCGAGTCATTGATCTATGCGGCCAATGTTGCGCGCAACCGGGCCCGGCTGCCTGGTGAAAGCCGGTTTCAGATATTCAGTCACGAGTTTCACCGTGACCTGATTTACCAGCATGAACTGCTCAAGCGCCTGGAAAATGCCATCGATCATCAAGAGCTGGCGCTCCATTATCAGCCTCAGATATCACGTAGTGGTCGTATCGAGAGCATGGAGGCATTGCTGCGCTGGTTTCCCACGGGTGGCGGAATGGTTTCTCCTTCGGAATTCATTCCTCTGGCCGAGCGATTCGGGCTGATGGGACGCCTGGGAAGCTGGTCCATTGAAGCATTATGTTGTCAGCAGGCTCGCTGGAAGGCGCAGGGGCTTCACGGTTATCGCGTGGATATCAATCTTTCAGGAGAGCATCTGCGCTCTACTGCAATGCTTGAACAGCTGGAAAAAACGATGCAGCGCCATCAGCTTTCCATGCGAGATATCGGTATTGAAATCACTGAAAATGTTCTGGTGCAGGCTGATGAGGCGGTAAAGCATCATTTGCAAACGCTTTATCATCGAGGCATGAAAATTGCGATCGATGATTTTGGCACCGGTTACTCTTCTCTTGCCTATCTGAAGCAGTTTCCCGTGACCTCGCTCAAGATTGATCGCACCTTTGTCAAGGATTCGCCCCAGAGCCTGCAGGACAGGGCCATTCTGGCCGGTATTGTCTTTATCGGCCACCGGCTGGGTCTTGAGGTCATTGCTGAAGGTGTAGAAACCAGCGAGCAGCTCGAAATGGTGCAGGAGCTCAATGTCGATCTGGTTCAGGGGTTTTATTTCTTTCGTTCCATGAGAGCTGAGCGGATTACGCCGCTGCTGGAAACCCAGCCGCTGTTTCGAGGGCAACATGGCGCATCACCCAGGGAGTAAGCGCGCCGTCTTCAGAAGATTGATATCCGATGACAACAGGCAGGGCCGTCCATGTGGCCGCTGACCGTTTCCGGCGAGTCGGGTCAGTCCTGCAATGTCAGAAAACGTCACATGCTGTTTCAATGCCCTGCATGTCTGTCGAGCGGCGCCTGACATGAAGCCCTATCGTGAATTTTCTCTAAATGATTGATTTTTTACTATTTGCATAATCCAGGTTAGCGGCATCGCAAGGCGATTCGTCCAACAATGGAGTCTATCTTTGGACGGTAATGCATCAATTATTACTATAATGCCGAATAGCTTTTTGAATGCGATTCGGGAGTGCATGCCATGTTGGACAGGGATCGCTGCCTGGTGCGTAACTTCAAACATTATTGTGCGCTTGATGAGACGGAAGCCGAACTTCTGGCAGCGCTGGAAAAGACGCCTCAGATCGTATCGAATGCTCAGATGATATGGGAAGAGAACCATTGTGCCGAGAGCCTTTGCGTTCTCAGCGAAGGCTGGGCATGTTCATATCGATCGATGGATGATGGTACCCGTCAGATCCTCAATATCTTTTTGCCGGGTGATATGGTCGGTCTGAGCGATTTTTCACCCCGACGTCATCTGGCGTCGGTGGCCATGCTGACAGAAGGCGTCGTTTGCCGTTTTCCACTCAAGAACCTGACCGATATCTTCACGACATCGCCCAGGTTGACCACCGTGCTGTTCTCGTTGGCGGGACAACAGCAGGCCATCATGGCAGAGCGCCTGGTCAATATGGGCAGACGGACGGCGCGTGAAAAGGTGGCGCATTTTATCTGTGAAATGCACTTGCGTTTGCGCAAGACCTATCCGGACATTACACATCGGTTTAACCTGCCGCTGTCACAGCAGGTGCTGGCAGATGTTCTCGGGCTTTCAGCCGTTCACGTCAGCCGTACCTTTTCCGAACTCAGGGAGGAGGGTCTTTTATATCGTGAACGCAATCGAATCGAGATTCCGGATCTGGAAGCCTTTTATGACGTCGCCAGTTTTTCGGATACCTATCTAAGCGAGAGTGTCAGCGAGCTATTAAAGCTTGTCGAAAACGATAGCTCTACGCTGCGTTGACGTCATCACCGCCGCTCATTCATCTTCAATCCAGGGTCTGAAAGGCATCAGGGCGGATCGCGGCCTGATGCCTTTTTCAGACAGTGACCTGCCTTGTACTCTGCGCCAGCCCCGGCCCGAGGCGGTATCGTCCATTGGCCGTGTTCATCTGGATTTATCTCCTTCAGCGGTTGCCGTTTGCGCTTTTCGTGGCCCACTATACCGGCGCGATATCGGGCTGTTTGACTCTGTTGATCGGACACTTGTGATCGGCAGGCATATCGAGCCTGTTTCGACCAGGATGGAACGTACCTGTTACGCCAGTGATAAACCCATAGTGGAGATGACCATGACGCAGTCCATCGAACAGTTGAGCGCCACCCGAAGCCATGGGGGATGGGTCAAGCGCTTCAGCCATCGCTCGCAGGTGCTTGATTGCGACATGACCTTTGGCATTTTTTTGCCGCCACAGGCGGAAAACGGCACCGTGCCGGTACTGTGGTGGCTCTCCGGATTGACCTGCACCGATGAAAATTTCATGCAAAAGGCAGGTGCTCAAAAAATGGCGGCAAGGCTGGGCATGGCGATCGTCTGCCCGGATACCAGCCCCAGGGGTACGGACCTTCCAGGTGAGCACGACAGCTATGATTTCGGTTCTGGCGCCGGTTTTTACCTGAATGCCAGACAGACGCCCTGGGACAAGCACTATCACATGTATGACTACGTGACGCGTGAGCTGCCAGCGCTGGTTCGTGAACATTTTCCTGTCAGCGAGCGTGAGGCCATCAGCGGACACTCCATGGGCGGCCATGGTGCATTGATCTGTGCCCTGAAACAGCCCGGCCGTTATGCCAGTGTCTCGGCCTTTTCGCCCGTGGTGAATCCGGTGGACTGCCCCTGGGGTGAAAAGGCCTTCAGCCATTATCTCGGGGAGGACCGTGCCGAGTGGTCCGATTGGGATGCCTGTGAGCTGGTACTGTCCGGCGCTTCCAGACAGGGCATGCTCGTTGATCAGGGCGAGGATGATCAGTTCCTTGAAAACCAGCTCAAGCCGGATCATCTGGAAAAGGCGTGCCACCTGCAGGGTGTTCCCCTGAAGCTTCGCCGTCATGAGGGTTATGACCACAGCTATTTCTTTGTGGCAAGCTTCATTGATGACCATCTCGAATATCACGCCCATCACCTCTTTGCCGATCAGGCGTGACCCACGGCGGTCAGCGTCCTCCAATTCCGGGGCTCCTGTCTGAGCCCCGGTTGTCTATCGGTTTCAAGGATATCCTGAAGGCATTCCGGGCCGGGTGCGTGTAACCTGTGGCCATTAACCATGATCAGGCGGCACAGTGCATAAAAGGCATCGCTGCAATAAAAAAAGGGGGCCAGGGCTTTGATCGGACTGCTGCTGCGATGGTGCGTCAGGATCATATTGGGTGCGATCGTGCTGTCGATACTTCTGGTGACGCTGTTTCGTTTTGTGCCACTGCCGGGGTCGATGGTCATGCTCGAGCGGAAGGTGACGTCCATCGCCGATGGTGAGCCCATCACGATTCGTTATCACTGGACGCCCTGGCGTTCCCTGTCCGATCAGGCGAAGCTGGCCGTCATCGCCGCCGAGGATCAGAAGTTTCCCTATCATTACGGATTCGACCTTGATCAGGTGCACGCCGCCATTCAGGCCTGGAAGGAAGGCAAGGCGCTGCGTGGGGCCAGCACCATCAGTCAGCAGACTGCCAAGAATGTTTTTTTGTGGTCCGGTCGCAGCTGGCTGCGCAAGGGCATGGAGGTCTGGTTCACCCTGTTGATCGAGCTGATCTGGCCCAAGGAGCGCATCCTTGAGGTCTACCTCAATGTGGTGGAATGGGATCGGGGCGTGTTCGGACTGGAAGCCGCGGCCCAGCACTATTACGGCATCGGCGCCAGCCAGGTCACGGTTGATCAGGCCGCAAGACTGGCAGCCGTTCTGCCCAACCCGCGCAACTGGAGTCCGACGGCGCCGAGCGCTCGTGTGGCGCAGCGCATTGCCTGGGTCAGACAGCAAATGAGGCAGTTGGGCGGCACACGCTTTTTACAGCGTCTATAGTGGGGTACGACTGCCTGTGAGAATGAAGGCAATAAAGCCTTTAAAATTAATTACATGCAGTAACAAAATCAGTTGAACTTAGTGTGTCGTGCGGCGTCATAATGACAGTACGCATTGAAAAGCAAAGGTAGTCAGGAGGATGTTCATGAAACGTTTTGCCGCAGTTGTTTCCGCATCGCTGGTCGCGACCGGCCTCGCTGCCACACCGGCGCTCGCCGCTCAGGAGCAGCCGACTCAGGGTGCGCAAAGCCAGCAGCAGTCACAAAATTTCAGCGATGACCAGCTGCAGAACTTTGCCTCTGCTTCTCAGGAAATCGCAGGTATCTCTCAGGATTACACCAAGCAGCTTCAGGGTGCTGACGGCGCCGATGCACAGCAAAGCATCCGCGAAGAAGCCAACCAGAAGATGGTACAGGCCGTTCAGGATAACAACCTGGAGGTCGAGCAGTTCAACCAGATCGGTCAGGCTGTCCAGAACGATCCGCAGATGATGCAAAAGGTTCAGCAAATGGCTCAGAAAAAGCAGTAAGCCATTTAAGTGATCTCAAGGGGCCGCTTCTTCGAAAGCGGCCCTTTTTT contains:
- a CDS encoding putative bifunctional diguanylate cyclase/phosphodiesterase; this translates as MRISHKYLRYGLGLAGLTLVLVVTSFIGTRNLAIMILGLALAGVLLAWHRTRLRNRQLYQQLHHPTNRLSNHERLRYDRSEQRFRALLESLPRVAVQGYDRKRRVIYWNAASTQLYGYMPDEVMGCRFEELIIPEGMRESVIRAHQSWINEGVEIPASEMELVHKSGRSVAVFSHHVMLGQHTNNPLMFCVDVDLSVQKQAHRDLEFIRRYDPLTLLPNRAAFIAELNRLIEDENRHRAPLAVLFIDIENFSEINDSLGYDQGNHLLTQVAERLSQNSYTSDLLARFGNDEFIMACTHLDSRRHALQLIDRVNSMFELPFLLDGKPHHVTVSQGISLFPDNGEDAESLIYAANVARNRARLPGESRFQIFSHEFHRDLIYQHELLKRLENAIDHQELALHYQPQISRSGRIESMEALLRWFPTGGGMVSPSEFIPLAERFGLMGRLGSWSIEALCCQQARWKAQGLHGYRVDINLSGEHLRSTAMLEQLEKTMQRHQLSMRDIGIEITENVLVQADEAVKHHLQTLYHRGMKIAIDDFGTGYSSLAYLKQFPVTSLKIDRTFVKDSPQSLQDRAILAGIVFIGHRLGLEVIAEGVETSEQLEMVQELNVDLVQGFYFFRSMRAERITPLLETQPLFRGQHGASPRE
- a CDS encoding Crp/Fnr family transcriptional regulator, which translates into the protein MLDRDRCLVRNFKHYCALDETEAELLAALEKTPQIVSNAQMIWEENHCAESLCVLSEGWACSYRSMDDGTRQILNIFLPGDMVGLSDFSPRRHLASVAMLTEGVVCRFPLKNLTDIFTTSPRLTTVLFSLAGQQQAIMAERLVNMGRRTAREKVAHFICEMHLRLRKTYPDITHRFNLPLSQQVLADVLGLSAVHVSRTFSELREEGLLYRERNRIEIPDLEAFYDVASFSDTYLSESVSELLKLVENDSSTLR
- the fghA gene encoding S-formylglutathione hydrolase, translated to MTMTQSIEQLSATRSHGGWVKRFSHRSQVLDCDMTFGIFLPPQAENGTVPVLWWLSGLTCTDENFMQKAGAQKMAARLGMAIVCPDTSPRGTDLPGEHDSYDFGSGAGFYLNARQTPWDKHYHMYDYVTRELPALVREHFPVSEREAISGHSMGGHGALICALKQPGRYASVSAFSPVVNPVDCPWGEKAFSHYLGEDRAEWSDWDACELVLSGASRQGMLVDQGEDDQFLENQLKPDHLEKACHLQGVPLKLRRHEGYDHSYFFVASFIDDHLEYHAHHLFADQA
- the mtgA gene encoding monofunctional biosynthetic peptidoglycan transglycosylase, which translates into the protein MIGLLLRWCVRIILGAIVLSILLVTLFRFVPLPGSMVMLERKVTSIADGEPITIRYHWTPWRSLSDQAKLAVIAAEDQKFPYHYGFDLDQVHAAIQAWKEGKALRGASTISQQTAKNVFLWSGRSWLRKGMEVWFTLLIELIWPKERILEVYLNVVEWDRGVFGLEAAAQHYYGIGASQVTVDQAARLAAVLPNPRNWSPTAPSARVAQRIAWVRQQMRQLGGTRFLQRL
- a CDS encoding DUF4168 domain-containing protein — its product is MKRFAAVVSASLVATGLAATPALAAQEQPTQGAQSQQQSQNFSDDQLQNFASASQEIAGISQDYTKQLQGADGADAQQSIREEANQKMVQAVQDNNLEVEQFNQIGQAVQNDPQMMQKVQQMAQKKQ